A region from the Vicinamibacteria bacterium genome encodes:
- a CDS encoding efflux RND transporter permease subunit gives ATTLVAAEEMGDIHIAHRTYDVNVWSIPEARNSLTDIKELMINTPDGSQIQLQDVADVRVAPTPNVIEHENLQRRISVGANVRDRDLGSVYDDVRAALAGVEFPREHFPVLLGEYTERLAVQRKMLIYSIVALIAVFLLLHTSFKNARLATLSFLLLPSALVGGVLAAYMGDGVISLGSLVGFLTVLGISARNGILMINHFQHLEQEEGEPFGANLVLRGARERLAPILMTATTTGLALVPLVIAGQIPGNEIEHPMAVVILGGLITSTLLNLFVVPSLYLRFANGNGGGTGLKAAV, from the coding sequence CGCGACGACCCTCGTCGCCGCTGAGGAAATGGGCGACATCCATATCGCGCACAGAACGTACGACGTCAACGTCTGGAGCATTCCCGAAGCGCGCAACAGCCTCACCGACATCAAAGAACTGATGATCAACACGCCTGACGGCAGCCAGATCCAGCTGCAGGACGTTGCGGACGTCCGGGTCGCTCCAACGCCGAACGTGATCGAGCACGAGAACCTCCAGCGGCGCATCAGCGTCGGCGCCAACGTGCGAGATCGAGATCTCGGTTCCGTTTACGACGACGTGAGGGCTGCTCTGGCCGGCGTCGAATTTCCCAGGGAGCATTTTCCTGTGCTCCTGGGAGAGTACACGGAGCGGCTCGCGGTCCAGCGGAAGATGCTCATCTACTCGATCGTGGCGTTGATCGCGGTCTTCCTGCTCCTGCATACCTCGTTCAAGAACGCCCGCCTGGCGACGCTGTCGTTCTTGTTGCTACCTTCGGCCCTCGTGGGCGGCGTTCTCGCGGCCTACATGGGCGATGGAGTCATCTCACTCGGCTCGCTCGTCGGCTTCCTCACCGTTCTGGGGATCTCGGCGAGAAACGGCATCTTGATGATCAATCACTTCCAGCATCTCGAGCAGGAGGAGGGCGAGCCTTTTGGCGCGAACCTCGTCTTGCGCGGGGCCAGGGAAAGACTGGCGCCCATCTTGATGACGGCGACGACCACGGGCCTGGCGCTCGTGCCTCTCGTGATCGCGGGTCAAATTCCTGGCAACGAGATCGAGCATCCGATGGCGGTCGTCATCCTGGGAGGACTGATCACTTCGACGCTTCTCAACCTGTTCGTGGTGCCTTCTTTGTACCTTCGTTTTGCCAATGGAAACGGGGGAGGCACCGGGTTGAAGGCTGCGGTTTGA
- a CDS encoding putative porin yields MEEKQEEKTAWRLATGARRFVIALLVGLGLLASPFISLARAQTQRPKEEEEQEEGEEQEEAKESAPAAQAQAPDPHAWKFSGDVRVRYERTTNQEQGDIPDRLEPRNRGVGRFRAGATKKFNDMIEFGARLTSGDPDDPNSTDVTFGDFADALTVSLDRLYIALNHRGAFLTGGKFANPFLTSELVWDGDVHPQGAGGSYTFSGLDKVTPKFTGLYFIVDESTIDPDSSMWGAQVDVPIRPSADWSIRLSGAYYDYTINSLIRADAGDIRGNRLTEDGRNYLSDFNLFDVVGLIDYRGFGARYPFRFHFDYVKNFGNADDEDGFGFDAFLGPQSSRGDLRYRYGYSQTYQDAVLAAFSHDNTTYATNYRQHTLTLDYLLYDKMQLNATYYIYKRLETDGPNDWITRLRLNALVSW; encoded by the coding sequence GTGGAAGAAAAGCAAGAAGAGAAGACTGCCTGGCGGCTGGCCACCGGTGCTCGCCGTTTCGTAATCGCGTTACTCGTTGGCCTGGGCCTTCTCGCGAGCCCGTTCATCTCTTTGGCGCGCGCGCAAACGCAAAGGCCCAAGGAAGAGGAAGAGCAGGAGGAAGGCGAGGAGCAAGAAGAGGCCAAGGAATCAGCACCCGCCGCGCAGGCCCAGGCGCCGGATCCTCACGCGTGGAAGTTCTCCGGTGACGTGCGGGTGCGGTATGAGAGAACCACCAACCAGGAACAAGGTGACATACCCGATCGCCTGGAACCGCGAAACCGCGGAGTTGGGCGCTTCCGCGCAGGAGCAACGAAGAAGTTCAACGACATGATCGAATTCGGTGCTCGGCTCACTTCGGGAGACCCTGACGACCCAAACTCGACCGACGTGACTTTCGGCGATTTCGCCGACGCCCTCACCGTGAGCCTCGATCGTCTCTATATCGCGTTGAACCACCGGGGCGCCTTTCTCACGGGAGGGAAGTTCGCGAATCCCTTTCTAACCAGCGAGCTCGTCTGGGACGGGGATGTGCACCCTCAAGGCGCAGGCGGAAGTTACACTTTCTCCGGGCTCGACAAGGTCACCCCGAAATTCACCGGGCTGTATTTCATCGTGGACGAGTCCACCATCGACCCGGACAGCTCCATGTGGGGGGCGCAGGTGGACGTGCCCATTCGACCGAGCGCCGATTGGAGCATCCGCCTGTCGGGCGCCTACTACGACTACACCATCAACAGCCTGATCCGCGCGGACGCTGGTGACATCCGCGGCAACCGTTTGACCGAAGACGGCAGAAATTACCTTTCGGATTTCAACCTGTTCGATGTCGTCGGCCTCATCGATTACAGGGGATTCGGGGCACGCTACCCCTTCCGGTTCCATTTCGATTACGTCAAGAACTTCGGGAACGCAGACGACGAGGACGGTTTCGGGTTCGACGCGTTCCTCGGGCCGCAGTCGAGCCGGGGCGACCTGAGGTACCGCTACGGGTACTCACAGACCTACCAGGATGCCGTTCTGGCTGCTTTCTCGCATGACAACACTACCTACGCCACGAATTATCGTCAACATACATTGACCCTGGACTATCTGCTCTACGACAAGATGCAGCTCAACGCAACGTACTACATCTATAAGAGGTTGGAGACCGATGGGCCCAACGACTGGATCACCCGTCTGCGTCTGAACGCCCTGGTGAGCTGGTAA
- a CDS encoding (2Fe-2S)-binding protein produces the protein MADKILLRLHVNGERVEIVAPPHKTLLEVLREDLRLTGTKHGCELGECGTCTVLVGGEPILSCLALPVEYQDREILTIEGVDHPLQVAFAETGAAQCGYCTPGMILAAKALLDREPHPTREVIGQALAGNLCRCTGYLQIVQAVERAAGLSR, from the coding sequence GTGGCCGACAAGATCCTTCTGCGACTCCACGTCAACGGGGAGCGTGTCGAGATCGTGGCGCCGCCGCACAAGACGCTTCTCGAAGTTCTGCGTGAGGACCTCCGGCTCACGGGCACGAAGCACGGCTGCGAGCTCGGCGAGTGCGGCACCTGCACCGTGCTCGTCGGCGGAGAGCCGATCCTGTCCTGCCTCGCGCTTCCGGTCGAGTATCAGGATCGCGAGATCCTGACCATCGAGGGTGTGGATCACCCGCTTCAGGTCGCCTTCGCCGAAACTGGGGCCGCCCAGTGCGGATACTGCACGCCGGGGATGATTCTGGCCGCGAAGGCGCTTCTCGACCGCGAACCGCACCCGACGCGCGAGGTCATCGGGCAAGCTCTGGCGGGAAATCTCTGCCGCTGTACCGGCTATCTCCAGATCGTCCAGGCGGTCGAACGGGCCGCGGGGCTTTCGCGATGA